The Pedobacter frigiditerrae genomic sequence TTCGCTATAAAAGCATCGGCCCCGGCCTTTGCAGAGAGTGCCTTTACATCATTATTGGCAGAAATATAAATAACAGGTATTTCTTTTAATTCTTGGTCAGCTTTTAGCAATTGCGTTGCAGCAATGCCACCAATAGCGGGTATCCAATTGTCCATTAAGATTAAGTTGGGTTTTGTTTCCCTTGTTCTTTCTATTACATCATCGCAAGTGGGATGGGTAAAAACTTGCCAACCCATGTCTTCAAAAAGAAAGCTGAAGATGTTAAGCAAATCTTCATCATCATCAAATATCAATACTGATTGCTGAGCCATGAAGGCTAAGATAAATATTTTTTGAGACAGAAGTTTTGGCAACAGCCGGATTGATTTTTTTAAAATACCCATCAAAACCAGCAATACATAATAAGTCTGGAGTTACCTCGAAGAAATATTCCAAGTCGAAGGTTACTTTAGAACTCAATTTTTCCATACCTGATAATTGTTCATGCCCTCATTAATTTATTTGAAAATTGCTTTTTAAACTACTGCAATACAAATTTTATCTAAATTGTTTTCAATTAGTTAGGCAAGGAGTAATTATGTCAATTTTGCAATCATTTTAGGCAGTTTTGTGAACTGTTAATCTTGCACGTTGTTAATTTTTTAATGGTTTTTAAGTATAATTCCATAAGTAACCAACATTACATTAACATACGAAAAATTATTGTGATTAGTGCTAATGGCAATTTTATACAGGATCAATAATTTGTATCGAAAAAATGAGTTAAACCTGTGGTCCATACTTTGATTTGCCTATGAATTTAAATTAACGTGGACATATCCAAGCCGACGAAAAGACAAGCTTAATGGACTCGATGAACAGAAAGTGAATTTAAAAAAGGCGCTAGCGCTTATTTTGAGCTTCCGTTAGAGTAATGTTGATTAACCTATGCAATCTTGCTAGCTGGGCCGTGCACGATCAATATTTCTTTTTGGAAAAATTTCTTTTCCAGTTTTTTCTTCAGTTGCTGCCAATAGGCGAGGTCTAACTTTGGTAGTAAGAGCTCATAAATAAACATCGACTGCTCAGTACAGGTATTTTTATCTTGAATGCTGCTGTTTTAAGAAAGGTAAAACATAAGTAGCCTCTGGTTGTTTCAACAAAAAAAGAGCCTATGAAAAATCCTATTTTGTATTTGATGTTTTTGTTACTGGCAGCATGCAGTAGCAAGGAACAAAAGAAGGAAACTGATAAAGATACTGATGCATTGCAGTCTGACACTTTAGTATCTGCTACAGCAAACAGTCAAAAATTGGACAGTGTGGATATGTCATTTTTCCAAAAAGCAGCCTATGGCGGTATGATAGAAGTAGAAAGTAGTAAAAAGATTTTAGCACTGACCGAAAACCCAGAGATTAAGGTTTTTGCAGAGATGATGATACAGGATCATGGTGCGGCCAATGAATATTTAAAAGGATTGGCGCTAAGTAAAGGTTACGCCTTGCCAGCAAGTT encodes the following:
- a CDS encoding PleD family two-component system response regulator gives rise to the protein MAQQSVLIFDDDEDLLNIFSFLFEDMGWQVFTHPTCDDVIERTRETKPNLILMDNWIPAIGGIAATQLLKADQELKEIPVIYISANNDVKALSAKAGADAFIAKPFDFDELSALAEKLTNKTGI
- a CDS encoding DUF4142 domain-containing protein, whose translation is MKNPILYLMFLLLAACSSKEQKKETDKDTDALQSDTLVSATANSQKLDSVDMSFFQKAAYGGMIEVESSKKILALTENPEIKVFAEMMIQDHGAANEYLKGLALSKGYALPASLPNSKVELINKMDSFKDEGRNEYYLLLMVNEHVNAIDLFSLASRSTDKEINAFASGLLPTLKHHYNHVKKTDSLYRQPRMNQGDDPLKLSDREKQKK